Proteins encoded within one genomic window of Amycolatopsis sp. 2-15:
- a CDS encoding amino acid ABC transporter ATP-binding protein, giving the protein MTTAVRSSSVELRDIHVSFGTLEVLRGVDLSVPSGRTTCVIGPSGSGKSTLLRCVNRLQEPDSGDLLLDGTSVIHSNPDALRQRVGMVFQHFNLFGHRSVLDNIVLPLRSVKRLSKEEATAIAHARLAEVGLEDKAPYRPSALSGGQQQRVAIARALAMDPEVMLFDEATSALDPELVKGVLNLMAGLAARGLTLIVVTHEMGFARSVADEVAFMDAGRIVEQGSPDQIFDNPRSPRLQQFLSQVL; this is encoded by the coding sequence GTGACCACCGCTGTGCGTTCGTCCAGTGTGGAGCTTCGCGACATCCACGTCAGCTTCGGCACGCTCGAAGTCCTGCGCGGCGTCGACCTGAGTGTGCCCAGCGGCCGCACCACGTGCGTCATCGGCCCCTCGGGCTCGGGCAAGTCCACGCTGCTGCGCTGCGTCAACCGCCTGCAGGAACCCGACAGCGGCGACCTGCTGCTCGATGGCACCAGCGTGATCCACTCGAACCCCGACGCGCTGCGCCAGCGCGTGGGCATGGTGTTCCAGCACTTCAACCTCTTCGGTCACCGCAGCGTGCTGGACAACATCGTGCTGCCACTGCGGAGCGTGAAGCGACTGTCCAAAGAGGAGGCCACGGCGATCGCGCACGCGCGGCTGGCCGAGGTCGGCCTGGAGGACAAGGCGCCGTACCGGCCGTCGGCGTTGTCGGGTGGGCAGCAGCAGCGCGTGGCCATCGCGCGGGCGCTGGCGATGGACCCCGAGGTGATGTTGTTCGACGAGGCCACCTCCGCGCTGGACCCGGAGCTGGTCAAAGGCGTGCTGAACCTGATGGCGGGCTTGGCCGCGCGGGGTCTCACGTTGATCGTGGTGACGCACGAAATGGGCTTCGCGCGCAGCGTCGCCGATGAAGTGGCGTTCATGGACGCGGGCCGGATCGTGGAGCAGGGCAGCCCGGACCAGATCTTCGACAACCCGCGCAGTCCGCGGTTGCAGCAGTTCCTTTCACAGGTGCTCTGA
- a CDS encoding FAD-binding oxidoreductase: MGGAGELAARVKGGVYFPGDVGYDRARAGFDLSLDHRPDVVVAAGAESDVVAGVRFAAEHGLAVDVQSTGHGAHRSMGGGLLVTTRSLNRVEVDPHRQVARVSAGATAGDVLVATAAHGLTAPVGSAPGVGYVSYSLGGGLGMLGRRHGFAADHVRRFEIVTADGRELTVTAEQHLELFWALRGGGGNLAAVTALETSLVPLRELYGGGLFFAPERAPVVIERFRSSLATAPRELSLSLAFLAFPDVPGVPEPLRGRFCCHLRVAYLGDADAGRRFVEPLVTAGPFLDTVKPMPLTDLGSIHADPIGPMPVDTESVALTSEDALEVVPSLVDPHAPFLLELRHLGGALADEPAIGDAVGHRAARLNLFTSAHPGAAPGSQSHVYEAVSQWSSGGPLRTFLPISHTDASSCYEPATATELARLKEVWDPGDVFSFTPAVAAPALRASRTSGSR, from the coding sequence ATGGGTGGAGCCGGGGAGCTCGCCGCGCGGGTCAAGGGCGGGGTCTATTTCCCGGGTGACGTCGGGTACGACCGGGCACGAGCGGGGTTCGACCTCTCGCTGGACCACCGGCCCGACGTGGTGGTGGCGGCCGGGGCCGAGTCCGACGTGGTCGCGGGCGTGCGCTTCGCCGCGGAGCACGGGCTGGCCGTCGATGTGCAGTCGACCGGCCACGGCGCGCACCGCTCGATGGGCGGCGGCCTGCTCGTCACCACCCGGAGCCTGAACCGGGTCGAGGTCGATCCGCACCGGCAGGTCGCGCGCGTTTCGGCCGGCGCGACCGCGGGCGACGTGCTCGTCGCCACCGCCGCACACGGCCTGACCGCGCCGGTCGGCTCCGCGCCCGGCGTCGGCTACGTCTCCTACAGCCTCGGCGGCGGCCTCGGGATGCTCGGCCGGCGCCATGGTTTCGCCGCTGACCACGTGCGCCGCTTCGAGATCGTGACGGCCGACGGCCGCGAGCTCACCGTGACGGCCGAGCAGCACCTCGAGCTGTTCTGGGCCCTGCGCGGGGGCGGCGGCAACCTCGCGGCGGTCACGGCGCTGGAAACCAGCCTGGTGCCGCTGCGTGAGCTCTATGGCGGTGGCCTGTTCTTCGCCCCCGAACGCGCGCCGGTGGTCATCGAGCGGTTCCGGTCGAGCCTGGCGACGGCGCCGCGGGAGCTGAGCCTGTCGCTCGCGTTCCTCGCCTTCCCGGACGTGCCGGGCGTGCCCGAACCGCTGCGGGGCCGGTTCTGTTGCCACCTTCGCGTGGCCTACCTCGGCGACGCGGACGCCGGCCGGCGGTTCGTCGAGCCACTGGTCACGGCGGGCCCGTTCCTCGACACGGTGAAGCCGATGCCGCTGACCGACCTCGGCTCGATCCACGCCGACCCGATCGGCCCGATGCCGGTCGACACCGAGAGCGTCGCGCTGACCAGCGAGGACGCGCTGGAGGTCGTGCCTTCGCTCGTGGATCCGCACGCGCCGTTCCTGCTGGAGTTGCGCCACCTCGGCGGCGCGCTGGCCGACGAGCCCGCGATCGGGGACGCCGTCGGGCACCGCGCGGCGCGGCTGAACCTGTTCACGTCGGCTCACCCCGGCGCCGCACCCGGGTCGCAGTCGCACGTCTACGAAGCCGTCTCCCAGTGGAGCTCGGGCGGTCCACTGAGGACGTTCCTGCCGATCAGCCACACCGATGCGTCGTCCTGCTACGAACCGGCCACGGCCACGGAGCTCGCGCGCCTCAAGGAAGTCTGGGATCCGGGCGACGTGTTCAGCTTCACGCCGGCCGTGGCGGCACCAGCTCTTCGAGCCAGTCGAACATCCGGTTCTCGGTGA
- a CDS encoding alpha/beta hydrolase family protein, with amino-acid sequence MVALVSHGNKVISAGFFRDDELDFATRGVLGRAVRGASEVGEVLATIARVGRAADWAREWERTAARVQEEAVKAREAGHLVSAGSHYLRAATYWACVVDGLSTGDDTVALTEAFKSHRECWEAVVDCSDGAFLRVPVPYEGTELPGYLLRPDASGTSRRTLVITNGSDGALSDLWTSAAAGALARGWNAFLYDGPGQQSMLFDRETCFRHDWEAVLTPVVDTLVERPDVVELAGYGISQAGYWLPRALAFEHRLAAAVLDPGVVDVSASWTRSLSKGMRTALEHGERDAFNRDMGLAVRLPGLRRTLTLRARPYSHEDWYDLFKAVEKYRLEEETVAAISTPLLITDPDDEQFWPGQSSRLAELVRGRGGRADLLRFTVEEGANEHVQPMGRLLTENRMFDWLEELVPPRPA; translated from the coding sequence ATGGTGGCGTTGGTTTCCCACGGCAACAAGGTGATTTCCGCGGGGTTCTTCCGCGACGACGAGCTCGACTTCGCGACGCGCGGGGTGCTCGGCCGAGCGGTGCGCGGGGCGAGCGAGGTCGGCGAGGTGCTGGCCACGATCGCCCGCGTCGGCCGGGCCGCGGACTGGGCGCGCGAGTGGGAACGGACGGCGGCCCGGGTTCAGGAAGAAGCCGTAAAGGCGCGCGAAGCCGGGCACCTGGTCAGCGCGGGCTCCCACTACCTGCGAGCGGCGACGTATTGGGCCTGCGTCGTCGACGGACTGTCCACAGGGGACGACACGGTCGCGTTGACGGAAGCGTTCAAGTCCCACCGGGAATGCTGGGAAGCCGTGGTCGACTGCTCCGACGGGGCCTTCCTCCGCGTCCCGGTTCCCTACGAAGGCACGGAACTGCCCGGCTACCTCCTGCGCCCCGACGCGTCCGGAACCTCACGCCGGACGCTGGTCATCACCAACGGCAGCGACGGCGCCCTCAGCGACCTGTGGACCTCCGCCGCGGCCGGCGCGCTGGCCCGCGGCTGGAACGCGTTCCTCTACGACGGCCCCGGCCAGCAGTCAATGCTCTTCGATCGCGAAACCTGTTTCCGCCATGACTGGGAAGCCGTGCTCACCCCGGTCGTCGACACGCTCGTCGAGCGCCCGGACGTCGTCGAGCTCGCCGGCTACGGCATCAGCCAGGCCGGCTACTGGCTGCCTCGCGCCCTCGCCTTCGAGCACCGCCTGGCCGCCGCGGTGCTCGACCCGGGGGTGGTCGACGTGTCAGCTTCCTGGACGCGCTCGCTGTCCAAGGGCATGCGGACGGCGCTGGAGCACGGCGAGCGCGACGCGTTCAACCGCGATATGGGCCTCGCCGTCCGCCTACCGGGCCTGCGCCGCACCCTGACGTTGCGCGCCCGGCCCTACTCGCACGAGGACTGGTACGACCTGTTCAAGGCCGTCGAAAAGTACCGGCTGGAAGAGGAAACCGTCGCCGCCATCAGCACGCCCCTGCTCATCACCGACCCCGACGATGAGCAGTTCTGGCCCGGTCAGTCCAGCCGGCTCGCCGAGCTCGTGCGCGGGCGCGGCGGCCGCGCCGACCTGCTGCGGTTCACCGTCGAGGAGGGCGCCAACGAGCACGTGCAGCCGATGGGCCGCCTGCTCACCGAGAACCGGATGTTCGACTGGCTCGAAGAGCTGGTGCCGCCACGGCCGGCGTGA
- a CDS encoding SAM hydrolase/SAM-dependent halogenase family protein produces the protein MRYRWISFTTDYGLRDGFVAACHGVIARLAPDVRVLDVTHLVPPQQVRPGAAVLAQTVPSLPDAVHLAVVDPGVGTARRGLVVVTPGGLLVGPDNGLLLPAAAALGGVTGAYEIDVPDPASATFHGRDVFAPAAARLALGAEPASFGPEVDDLVRLPEPLIAAFPGKLVSDVLTVDHFGNVQLAATPADLELTGLTGGVTVHSGRVAVPATIGRTFGAVPQGANLVFTDSAGHLAIAVNGGSAAAVLNLGAAEECTITASPAG, from the coding sequence ATGCGCTACCGCTGGATCTCCTTCACCACCGACTACGGCCTGCGCGACGGCTTCGTCGCGGCCTGCCACGGGGTGATCGCGCGCCTGGCGCCCGACGTCCGGGTGCTCGACGTGACGCACCTCGTGCCGCCGCAGCAGGTGCGCCCGGGCGCCGCGGTGCTGGCGCAGACCGTGCCCTCGCTGCCGGACGCCGTGCACCTGGCCGTGGTGGACCCGGGGGTCGGAACCGCGCGGCGCGGACTGGTCGTCGTCACCCCCGGCGGTCTGCTGGTCGGGCCCGACAACGGCCTGCTCCTGCCCGCCGCGGCCGCGCTCGGCGGCGTGACCGGGGCCTACGAGATCGACGTGCCCGACCCGGCGTCGGCGACCTTCCACGGCCGCGACGTGTTCGCCCCCGCCGCCGCCCGCCTCGCGCTCGGGGCCGAACCCGCGAGCTTCGGGCCCGAGGTCGACGACCTGGTCCGGCTGCCGGAGCCGTTGATCGCCGCGTTCCCCGGGAAGCTGGTGTCGGACGTGCTGACGGTCGACCACTTCGGCAACGTCCAGCTCGCCGCCACCCCCGCCGACCTCGAGCTGACCGGCCTGACCGGCGGGGTCACGGTCCACAGCGGACGCGTGGCGGTGCCGGCGACGATCGGGCGGACGTTCGGCGCCGTGCCCCAGGGCGCGAACCTGGTTTTCACCGACTCCGCCGGCCACCTGGCGATCGCCGTCAACGGCGGATCCGCTGCTGCCGTGCTGAATCTGGGCGCCGCCGAGGAATGCACGATCACCGCCTCCCCCGCCGGCTGA
- a CDS encoding phosphoribosylaminoimidazolesuccinocarboxamide synthase: protein MKTLAEYPKIAAGKVRELYAVGDDHLLLVTSDRISAYDFVLDTPIPDKGRVLTAMSVFWFAQLADLIPNHLVAWDDPRIPAEVLGRALLVRRLDMLPVEAVARGYLTGSGFADYQRSGSVCGVELPGGLVESARLPEPIFTPATKAELGEHDENVSFETVAAQIGASRATEVRDATLAIYRRGAEFAAERGILLADTKFEFGLDAEGRLVLADEVLTPDSSRYWPADGYAPGHAQPSFDKQYVRDWLTGPSGWDRASNTQPPPLPDDVVAATRARYVEAYERISGLSLTDWPGA, encoded by the coding sequence GTGAAGACGCTCGCCGAATACCCGAAGATCGCCGCCGGCAAGGTCCGGGAGCTCTACGCCGTGGGGGACGACCACCTGTTGCTGGTCACGTCCGACCGCATCTCGGCCTACGACTTCGTGCTGGACACACCCATCCCCGACAAGGGCCGCGTCCTCACGGCGATGAGCGTGTTCTGGTTCGCCCAGCTCGCCGACCTCATCCCGAACCACCTCGTGGCCTGGGACGACCCGCGCATCCCCGCCGAGGTGCTCGGCCGCGCGCTGCTCGTGCGGCGCCTGGACATGCTGCCGGTGGAGGCCGTCGCGCGCGGGTACCTCACGGGGTCGGGCTTCGCGGACTACCAGCGCAGCGGCTCGGTCTGCGGCGTCGAGCTGCCGGGCGGCCTGGTCGAGTCGGCGCGCCTGCCGGAGCCGATCTTCACGCCGGCCACGAAGGCCGAGCTGGGTGAGCACGACGAGAACGTGTCGTTCGAGACGGTCGCCGCGCAGATCGGCGCTTCGCGCGCGACCGAGGTCCGCGACGCGACGCTCGCCATCTACCGCCGCGGCGCCGAGTTCGCGGCCGAGCGCGGGATCCTGCTGGCGGACACGAAGTTCGAGTTCGGCCTCGACGCCGAGGGCCGGCTCGTCCTCGCCGACGAGGTCCTCACGCCCGACTCGTCGCGCTACTGGCCGGCCGACGGCTACGCGCCCGGCCACGCCCAGCCGTCGTTCGACAAGCAGTACGTGCGCGACTGGCTCACCGGTCCGTCCGGCTGGGACCGCGCGTCCAACACCCAGCCGCCGCCGCTGCCGGACGACGTCGTGGCCGCCACGCGCGCGCGTTACGTCGAGGCCTACGAGCGGATCAGCGGGCTTTCGCTGACCGACTGGCCGGGCGCCTGA
- a CDS encoding patatin-like phospholipase family protein has product MSEALVLGGGGVAGIAWMTGLLAGLADAGRDVSGADLIVGTSAGSTVAAQIGSGLSLGELYVRQTDPARQSPEIMVEVDLEKFGEQFGTAVSAGSVLEVRRAVGELALSASTVPESRRRSVIEARLPSHEWPTRELAIVAVDAASGEPRVFRNDSGVPLVDAVAASCAVPGIWPPVTIAGHRYVDGGVRSADNADYAAGYDRVLVVVPLGSVDVFPTEKPFADVVASLRAGGAAVAVVEPDEASLAAIGQNPLDPQTRRPSAEAGRAQGKDLEIVWS; this is encoded by the coding sequence ATGAGCGAGGCTTTGGTACTGGGCGGCGGCGGGGTCGCCGGAATCGCGTGGATGACGGGCCTGCTGGCGGGCCTGGCCGACGCGGGGCGGGACGTCAGCGGGGCGGACCTGATCGTCGGCACGTCGGCGGGCTCGACCGTCGCCGCGCAGATCGGCAGCGGGTTGAGCCTGGGCGAGCTCTACGTCCGGCAGACGGACCCGGCGCGCCAGTCCCCGGAGATCATGGTCGAGGTGGACCTGGAGAAGTTCGGCGAGCAGTTCGGCACCGCGGTTTCGGCCGGCTCGGTGCTCGAGGTCCGGCGCGCGGTCGGCGAGCTGGCGCTGTCGGCCTCGACGGTGCCGGAGTCGCGCCGCCGCTCGGTGATTGAGGCGCGGCTCCCGTCGCACGAGTGGCCCACCCGCGAGCTGGCCATCGTGGCGGTCGACGCTGCCTCCGGCGAGCCTCGTGTCTTCCGCAACGACTCGGGCGTTCCGCTGGTCGACGCCGTGGCCGCCAGCTGCGCCGTCCCGGGCATCTGGCCGCCGGTCACCATCGCCGGCCACCGCTACGTCGACGGCGGGGTGCGGTCCGCGGACAACGCCGACTACGCGGCGGGATACGACCGGGTGCTGGTGGTCGTGCCCCTCGGCTCGGTCGACGTGTTCCCCACGGAGAAGCCCTTCGCGGACGTCGTGGCTTCGCTGCGCGCCGGCGGTGCCGCGGTGGCCGTGGTGGAACCCGACGAGGCCTCCCTCGCGGCGATCGGCCAGAACCCCCTGGACCCGCAGACACGCCGCCCGTCCGCCGAGGCGGGGCGGGCGCAGGGCAAGGACCTGGAGATCGTCTGGTCGTGA
- a CDS encoding NADPH-dependent FMN reductase produces MIGTAARFTESKVYAGLGDLPHFNPDDDQDPLHPAVVALRAEVGAADGVLICTPEYAGGLPGSFKNLLDWTVGGGEIYGKPVSWINASSVAAPTGGADAHKSLRKVLTYAGARIVEDACARIPIPRHTASDGVITDPDLRGRIAMAVSRLVEATKA; encoded by the coding sequence GTGATCGGGACCGCCGCGAGGTTCACCGAGTCCAAGGTCTACGCGGGCCTCGGCGACCTCCCGCACTTCAACCCCGACGACGATCAAGACCCCCTGCACCCGGCCGTCGTGGCGTTGCGCGCGGAGGTCGGGGCGGCCGACGGCGTGCTGATCTGCACGCCGGAGTACGCGGGCGGCCTGCCGGGGTCGTTCAAGAACCTGCTGGACTGGACCGTCGGCGGCGGTGAGATCTACGGCAAGCCCGTGTCGTGGATCAACGCGTCGTCGGTCGCGGCTCCCACCGGCGGCGCGGACGCCCACAAGTCCCTGCGCAAAGTCCTCACCTACGCCGGCGCGCGCATCGTCGAAGACGCCTGCGCGCGCATCCCCATCCCGCGCCACACCGCGTCCGACGGCGTCATCACCGATCCCGACCTGCGCGGCCGGATCGCGATGGCCGTGAGCAGGTTGGTGGAGGCCACCAAAGCCTGA
- a CDS encoding DUF2334 domain-containing protein has product MGDVDARLLVSLSGATPRALHRCADLASELERRRVPLSILHVARTEDGPVTAWVRTRAAAGDSVLLHGYDHRITPTHRTVQLGRRAEFASLPAHEARLRLIAAKAALDTTGVAVDGFAPPRWLASQGTLQALREHGFTLCADAGSVRDLVTGEVLRARVQEFTSQSHRTETVRCFALVLASARAARRGGLVRLGIDAADLTRPGLRQALLDAVDVAIENRAFGSTYGSLRRAAAA; this is encoded by the coding sequence ATGGGAGACGTGGATGCTCGCCTGCTGGTATCGCTGTCCGGGGCCACCCCGCGCGCGCTGCACCGCTGCGCCGACCTCGCGTCGGAGCTGGAGCGGCGGCGGGTGCCGCTGTCGATCCTGCACGTCGCGCGGACCGAGGACGGCCCCGTGACCGCCTGGGTGCGCACGCGCGCCGCCGCCGGGGACTCGGTGCTGCTGCACGGCTACGACCACCGCATCACGCCGACGCACCGCACCGTCCAGCTCGGCCGCCGCGCGGAGTTCGCCTCACTGCCGGCGCACGAAGCGCGCCTGCGCCTGATCGCCGCGAAGGCCGCGCTCGACACCACCGGCGTCGCCGTCGACGGCTTCGCGCCGCCGCGCTGGCTCGCTTCGCAGGGCACGCTGCAAGCGTTGCGGGAACACGGTTTCACGCTCTGCGCCGACGCGGGGTCCGTCCGTGACCTCGTGACGGGTGAGGTGCTCCGGGCGCGCGTGCAGGAGTTCACGAGCCAGTCGCACCGCACCGAGACGGTCCGCTGCTTCGCCCTCGTGCTGGCGTCGGCCCGCGCCGCCCGCCGCGGCGGCCTGGTGCGCCTCGGCATCGACGCTGCCGACCTCACCCGCCCCGGCCTGCGCCAGGCGCTGCTCGACGCGGTCGACGTCGCCATCGAAAACCGCGCCTTCGGCAGCACCTACGGCTCCCTGCGCCGCGCGGCCGCCGCCTGA
- a CDS encoding TetR/AcrR family transcriptional regulator translates to MAEAKTTVSPAAVRDAALTLFAERGYHGTALSQIAAALGIRTPSLYNHMRAKQDLLRDIVADTTEQVWADYEAAVAGIDDVAERLRRATRVYALRHATHRREALIVNRDIASLEDPARTTVLELRRRHAHAFRSLIEQAGPTDEESATLAAFGILEMCVSIARWFHEDGPLSAEAVADKYSEYALRVAGLA, encoded by the coding sequence ATGGCGGAAGCGAAGACCACGGTGAGCCCGGCGGCAGTCCGCGACGCCGCCCTCACGCTGTTCGCCGAGCGCGGTTACCACGGCACCGCGCTCAGCCAGATCGCGGCGGCGCTCGGCATCCGCACGCCCAGCCTGTACAACCACATGCGCGCCAAGCAGGACCTCCTGCGCGACATCGTCGCCGACACCACCGAACAGGTCTGGGCCGACTACGAGGCCGCCGTCGCCGGCATCGACGACGTCGCCGAACGCCTCCGCCGCGCAACCCGCGTCTACGCTCTGCGCCACGCCACCCACCGCCGCGAAGCCCTCATCGTCAACCGTGACATCGCCAGCCTCGAAGACCCCGCCCGCACGACCGTTCTCGAGCTCCGCCGTCGCCACGCCCATGCTTTCCGCAGCCTCATCGAACAGGCCGGCCCCACCGACGAGGAATCCGCGACACTCGCGGCGTTCGGCATCCTGGAGATGTGCGTGAGCATCGCCCGCTGGTTCCACGAAGACGGGCCACTTTCGGCGGAGGCCGTGGCGGACAAGTACAGCGAGTACGCCCTGCGGGTCGCGGGTCTCGCCTGA
- a CDS encoding class I adenylate-forming enzyme family protein — translation MLRVELIRPIPQLLVRHAARFGGKVAFYDDRRAVTYEELAERTRRLAGNLVDRGVARGARVLIYLDNSVETAESYLATTRLGAVGVCVNPNAAPAEVAYQLADSEARVVITDDAHVGHVRAMVNGREVLVVLVTEDEAPEENYEHLATAEPNAAPRDDLGLDDVAWMLYTSGTTGRPKGVLLTQRSCLWVVAACWAPIVGLTSADRVLCPLPLFHSYALDLCVLGVFAVGATERILPRFSTPRVLELLEQEPFTLMPGVPTMFQYLLHGVRGTPWSSTTLRMCVSAGAIMPAALNAEFEEAFGVQLLEGYGITETSTMVTMNTPDGGRVLGSCGLPLPGVGVRLVDPVTGEDVGVGEEGELWVSGPNIMRGYHNRAEASAEVLQLGWYRTGDLGRRDANGFLTISGRTKELIIRGGENIYPAEVEAVLLKVPGVADAAVVARKHADLGEVPVAFVVPDEAGALDVATLLAACAQELSHFKVPEQILEIDAIPRTGSGKVMRFRLQERLVDA, via the coding sequence ATGCTCAGAGTCGAGTTGATTCGTCCCATCCCTCAGCTGCTGGTCAGGCACGCGGCGCGCTTCGGGGGCAAGGTCGCGTTCTACGACGATCGCCGGGCGGTGACGTACGAGGAGCTGGCCGAGCGCACCCGGCGGCTCGCCGGGAATCTCGTGGACCGCGGCGTGGCTCGGGGTGCGCGGGTGCTGATCTACCTGGACAACAGCGTCGAGACGGCCGAGTCTTATCTCGCGACGACGCGGCTCGGTGCGGTCGGGGTGTGCGTGAACCCGAATGCCGCACCCGCGGAGGTCGCGTACCAGCTCGCCGACAGCGAGGCGCGCGTCGTGATCACCGACGACGCGCACGTCGGCCACGTCCGCGCGATGGTCAACGGCCGTGAGGTGCTGGTCGTGCTGGTGACGGAAGACGAAGCACCCGAAGAGAACTACGAGCACCTCGCCACCGCCGAGCCGAACGCCGCGCCCCGGGACGACCTCGGGCTCGACGACGTCGCGTGGATGCTTTACACGTCCGGCACGACCGGTCGCCCCAAGGGTGTGCTGCTCACGCAGCGCAGCTGCCTCTGGGTGGTCGCCGCGTGCTGGGCGCCGATCGTGGGCCTCACGTCGGCCGATCGGGTGCTCTGCCCGCTGCCGCTGTTCCACTCCTACGCGCTGGACCTGTGCGTGCTCGGCGTCTTCGCCGTCGGCGCGACTGAGCGGATCCTGCCGCGCTTCTCCACGCCCCGCGTGCTCGAGCTCCTCGAACAAGAGCCGTTCACGCTGATGCCCGGCGTGCCCACGATGTTCCAGTACCTCCTGCACGGCGTCCGCGGCACGCCGTGGAGCAGCACCACGCTGCGCATGTGCGTGTCGGCCGGCGCGATCATGCCGGCGGCGCTCAACGCCGAGTTCGAGGAGGCGTTCGGCGTGCAGCTGCTGGAGGGTTACGGCATCACCGAAACGTCCACAATGGTCACCATGAACACCCCGGACGGCGGGCGGGTCCTGGGTTCGTGCGGCCTGCCGCTGCCCGGCGTCGGCGTACGGCTCGTCGACCCCGTGACCGGCGAGGACGTCGGCGTCGGCGAAGAGGGCGAGCTGTGGGTCAGCGGCCCGAACATCATGCGGGGCTACCACAACCGCGCCGAGGCCAGTGCCGAAGTGCTGCAGCTCGGTTGGTACCGCACCGGCGACCTCGGCCGCCGCGACGCCAACGGCTTCCTCACGATTTCCGGCCGCACGAAGGAGCTCATCATCCGCGGCGGCGAGAACATCTACCCCGCCGAGGTCGAAGCGGTGCTACTGAAGGTGCCCGGCGTGGCCGACGCCGCCGTCGTCGCCCGCAAACACGCCGATCTCGGCGAGGTGCCGGTGGCGTTCGTCGTGCCCGACGAAGCCGGTGCGCTCGACGTCGCCACGCTGCTTGCCGCCTGTGCGCAGGAGCTCTCGCACTTCAAAGTGCCCGAGCAGATCCTCGAAATCGACGCCATCCCCCGTACCGGCTCCGGCAAGGTCATGCGCTTCCGGCTCCAGGAACGCCTGGTCGACGCCTGA
- a CDS encoding SRPBCC family protein — protein sequence MDLSNTFTVDLPVDAAWRVLTDLERVAPCMPGAALLGVEDGVYRGAVRIKVGPVSAKYQGTARFVEKDDGAHRAVLRAEGKDTGGQGNAAATVTATLTEQGRGTKVDVRTDLALSGRVAQFGRGVIADVTGKLLGQFVQRLEAELASAAPVKPVKPASLDDVEPLDVMASVGGTVAKRAVPVAAVALLLVVLAILLARKGKATQ from the coding sequence GTGGACCTCTCCAACACCTTCACCGTCGACCTGCCGGTCGACGCCGCCTGGCGCGTGCTGACGGACCTCGAACGTGTCGCGCCATGCATGCCCGGCGCGGCCCTGCTCGGTGTCGAAGACGGCGTGTACCGCGGCGCGGTGAGGATCAAGGTGGGCCCCGTTTCCGCGAAGTACCAGGGCACGGCGCGCTTCGTCGAGAAGGACGACGGCGCCCACCGCGCGGTGCTGCGGGCCGAGGGCAAGGACACGGGCGGCCAGGGCAACGCGGCCGCGACGGTCACCGCCACGCTCACCGAGCAGGGCCGCGGGACGAAGGTCGACGTGCGCACCGACCTGGCGTTGTCCGGCCGGGTCGCGCAGTTCGGCCGCGGCGTGATCGCCGACGTCACGGGCAAGCTGCTCGGCCAGTTCGTCCAACGGCTGGAAGCGGAGCTCGCGAGCGCCGCGCCGGTCAAGCCCGTCAAGCCCGCGAGCCTCGACGACGTCGAACCGCTCGACGTGATGGCGAGCGTCGGCGGCACGGTCGCCAAGCGCGCGGTGCCCGTCGCGGCGGTCGCGCTGCTGCTCGTCGTGCTCGCGATCCTCCTGGCACGCAAGGGAAAGGCGACGCAGTGA